A single genomic interval of Coccidioides posadasii str. Silveira chromosome 1, complete sequence harbors:
- the GRC3 gene encoding Polynucleotide 5'-hydroxyl-kinase grc3 (BUSCO:79988at4751~EggNog:ENOG410PKBG~COG:A~BUSCO:2545at33183), with amino-acid sequence MKRKAGDQPVLAVSAIAARRRAQQNATVSTRSSVSKPISASEGEPPLKRSKPSLADDLPSYPAVKSKIEVVIRNPKRQSNRSQSTIAASIEEQTRSTDDDKSGILVEDDGGVTSSGEQSDEIEVSGRENYENFLLSKGAISNKDVLYKTNDTICIRLREKTTITVLGQYDLWIKRGVVSIFGAKLPPSTQIYRVYAPSTHSLPVIKTVAGVDGYAEIEISSCRNGLPYLRHVSDLYRRIWSGKQASSGNSLTTSSGRSFSILHSSSEDPFKRHLRPLHFDKQWSMAIKALSSRGAQLRVMTCGPKGSGKSTFNKYLVNHLLSQIPPQNDKASSSDGVAYIDLDPGQPEFSPPGEVYLAHLRRPVLGPSFSHPVLVSPDDGSIVKSHHIGATSPKYDPNHYVLCVMDLLNRYRVLLQSYPLCPVVINYPGWIFGQGLEIATWFIRSLDLSDVVYMSVQGPEEVIFPLREAASEAGVPVTALPSQPTEYATRSSAQLRSMQVLSYFHVLQNDANIPFWSDLPIQHHRTMSVSYSGENPGIFGIMVTGFHHEPDRLQDLLDGSLVGVVAVEDSDALPKSSDTATATVDTHHHKYAANRSDPDQDAPMNDADSAIASSSPHPLITQVPHTNLPYLFIGSGTCHPLDPASSYSLGLALVRSIDIQSQTIHLITPIPPKSLHSALARGHRIILVRGNLDNPNWALSEQYFAARAAQRKVRERRAEVKAESDDSELLREYEDKIRRSAERVRRATRGAPWMTVARQGVKKQKQRNGRLWKVTKPGQDGGSDGESEHF; translated from the exons ATGAAAAGGAAGGCGGGTGATCAGCCAGTATTGG CTGTCAGCGCCATCGCGGCCCGGAGGAGGGCCCAGCAGAACGCTACTGTATCTACGCGATCCTCCGTTTCCAAGCCTATATCAGCATCTGAAGGGGAACCCCCTTTGAAACGATCAAAGCCGTCGCTGGCGGATGATCTACCGAGCTATCCTGCGGTGAAGAGCAAAATTGAGGTTGTTATCAGGAATCCCAAGAGGCAGAGCAACCGATCCCAATCGACGATTGCGGCCTCCATTGAAGAACAAACCAGGTCTACAGACGACGACAAATCGGGAATTTTAGTCGAGGATGATGGTGGCGTTACCAGCAGCGGTGAGCAGAG CGACGAGATTGAAGTCAGCGGCCGCGAGAATTACGAAAATTTCTTATTGTCAAAAGGAGCTATTTCCAACAAGGATGTTTTATATAAAACCAACGATACCATTTGTATTCGTCTGAGGGAGAAAACA ACCATAACTGTCTTGGGCCAATACGACTTGTGGATTAAACGGGGAGTTGTGAGCATCTTTGGTGCCAAATTACCTCCCTCAACTCAGATATATAGGGTATACGCCCCATCGACTCATTCCCTACCAGTTATCAAGACAGTAGCCGGCGTGGACGGATATGCAGAGATCGAGATCAGTTCTTGTCGCAATGGTTTGCCATATCTTCGACATGTGTCTGATTTGTATCGTCGAATATGGAGCGGTAAACAGGCTTCCTCAGGAAACAGTCTGACCACCAGCTCCGGAAGGTCATTCTCGATT CTTCACTCTTCTTCCGAAGACCCCTTCAAACGTCACCTCCGCCCGCTTCATTTTGACAAGCAATGGAGTATGGCCATTAAAGCCCTGTCTAGTCGCGGAGCCCAACTTCGAGTCATGACTTGCGGGCCCAAAGGTTCGGGGAAGTCCACATTCAACAAGTATCTCGTGAACCATCTACTCAGCCAAATTCCACCCCAGAATGACAAAGCTTCTTCAAGTGATGGCGTTGCCTACATAGATCTGGATCCTGGCCAGCCAGAATTTTCACCACCAGGCGAAGTGTATTTGGCTCACCTTCGAAGGCCGGTCCTTGGGCCTTCGTTCTCACACCCGGTCTTGGTATCACCGGACGACGGATCCATTGTCAAGTCGCATCATATTGGAGCTACATCGCCGAAATACGACCCAAATCACTATGTGCTGTGTGTGATGGACCTGCTGAATAGGTATCGGGTTCTTCTCCAGAGTTATCCCCTGTGCCCAGTGGTGATAAACTACCCTGGGTGGATTTTCGGTCAAGGTCTGGAGATTGCTACCTGGTTCATAAGGTCTCTTGACCTTTCGGATGTAGTATATATGAGCGTACAAGGCCCCGAGGAAGTTATTTTCCCTCTACGAGAAGCGGCATCTGAAGCTGGGGTACCGGTTACTGCACTTCCATCACAGCCTACAGAGTATGCAACGAGGTCGAGTGCTCAGTTGCGCTCCATGCAGGTGCTGTCCTATTTCCACGTGTTGCAGAATGATGCAAACATACCGTTTTGGTCCGATCTGCCAATCCAACACCATCGGACTATGAGCGTCAGCTACTCCGGAGAAAATCCAGGTATCTTTGGCATAATGGTGACTGGCTTCCATCACGAACCGGATCGTCTTCAAGATCTCTTAGATGGCTCCCTCGTCGGCGTCGTAGCCGTCGAAGACTCGGATGCACTTCCCAAGTCGTCTGATACGGCCACGGCGACAGTAGACACTCATCATCACAAATACGCCGCAAACCGTTCCGATCCGGACCAAGACGCTCCCATGAACGATGCTGATTCAGCGATCGCATCGTCTTCACCACATCCGCTCATCACACAAGTACCACATACGAACCTGCCGTACCTTTTTATTGGCAGCGGAACCTGTCACCCTCTAGATCCGGCATCATCATACTCCCTCGGTCTCGCTCTCGTGCGCTCCATCGACATTCAGTCACAAACCATCCACTTGATCACTCCCATCCCTCCCAAGTCGCTCCACAGTGCCCTTGCCCGTGGTCACCGTATCATCCTTGTTCGGGGGAACCTGGATAATCCCAATTGGGCTCTCAGTGAACAGTATTTTGCTGCCAGGGCGGCGCAGCGCAAAGTCAGAGAACGAAGGGCGGAGGTTAAAGCAGAGTCTGATGATTCGGAATTACTAAGGGAGTACGAGGACAAAATTAGGAGATCAGCAGAGCGGGTTCGTAGAGCGACGAGGGGCGCGCCGTGGATGACCGTGGCCAGGCAGGGAGTGAAGAAGCAAAAGCAGAGAAACGGGAGGTTATGGAAGGTAACGAAACCTGGACAGGATGGAGGGTCTGATGGGGAGAGTGAACACTTCTAG
- a CDS encoding uncharacterized protein (EggNog:ENOG410PIH7~COG:E,U~BUSCO:8887at33183), producing the protein MDFILSLTHFCEVHGPTSILCSQVAPTSCPQCDPDSRDLSPNDTPLSSHPGTSPSSDPRDPERDVKPGKQPITASSVGCASSGSLEPLASPTSSAPASTARIENHPWFLNGQYTKVDTEKFNCFGGAEGDTCASCRLSIPEDISKQLPPGAPGTLKENGRGRNGSPVLRSREIVHTCHGSQFGFDDASHDSHVRHSNSTSVRSSYSSESSCHTHIVTYLSMRGPPNPTDYSLLRRASIRTLSCEFLPRGLSSGPLSFGDTDTGYTIAYVFRLPDPMARGKRRSYALVALAGRDAGRAFRASPVIWRVFSHIANNLVSSAEKSQEQEKRRDVGTPSGAGNTAPRNYTPISSFLTGRTVDPDGQPRRAGQIRARNLAEIVGNEYIFAELHAQFVALLQQLGAMFGGSRIPENRLNPESESEETEEYFPRRAAPSIKVPIRPKGARGTSNSGMRCDSPNSPGQHSPVPKPIPISHRRHYAA; encoded by the exons ATGGATTTCATT CTATCTCTCACGCACTTCTGCGAAGTCCATGGCCCGACGTCAATCCTCTGCTCGCAGGTCGCTCCGACCTCGTGTCCGCAGTGCGACCCTGACTCGCGCGATCTCTCTCCAAACGATACCCCTCTCTCTTCACACCCCGGGACCTCTCCTTCTTCCGACCCACGCGACCCAGAACGAGATGTGAAGCCGGGCAAGCAGCCGATAACTGCCTCATCTGTCGGTTGCGCAAGCTCCGGGAGCCTGGAACCTCTCGCCTCTCCAACATCTTCGGCGCCTGCCTCTACTGCCAGGATCGAAAATCATCCATGGTTTTTAAACGGACAGTATACCAAAGTTGACACTGAGAAGTTCAACTGTTTTGGAGGAGCCGAGGGCGATACTTGTGCCAGCTGCAGACTCTCTATCCCAGAAGACATCAGCAAGCAGCTTCCACCCGGGGCACCAGGCACTCTCAAGGAGAATGGCCGGGGCAGAAACGGAAGCCCGGTCCTCAGGTCCAGGGAGATCGTTCATACCTGCCATGGAAGTCAGTTTGGCTTTGACGACGCATCGCATGATTCCCACGTTCGCCATTCAAACTCGACCTCTGTTCGATCTTCGTATTCCTCCGAGTCCTCGTGCCATACTCACATCGTGACGTATCTATCGATGCGGGGCCCGCCAAATCCCACCGATTACTCGTTGTTACGGCGTGCCTCGATCCGTACTCTAAGCTGCGAATTTCTACCTCGTGGTTTGTCCTCCGGTCCACTTTCATTTGGCGACACTGATACGGGTTATACTATCGCCTACGTCTTTCGTCTCCCGGACCCCATGGCAAGAGGCAAGAGACGCAGTTACGCCTTGGTTGCCTTGGCAGGACGAGATGCGGGAAGGGCTTTTCGGGCGAGTCCAGTAATCTGGCGTGTATTCAGTCACATTGCGAATAACCTCGTTAGCTCGGCAGAGAAATCACAAGAGCAGGAGAAGCGGCGCGACGTAGGCACACCTAGCGGAGCAGGTAACACAGCTCCACGAAATTACACTCCTATTTCCTCTTTCCTCACAGGCCGCACCGTCGATCCCGATGGACAGCCTCGGCGTGCTGGACAGATCCGCGCTCGAAATCTTGCTGAAATTGTTGGGAATGAATATATTTTCGCCGAGCTTCATGCCCAATTCGTTGCCTTGCTGCAGCAGCTCGGAGCCATGTTCGGAGGAAGTCGAATTCCCGAGAATCGGTTGAATCCGGAATCTGAGAGCGAAGAAACCGAGGAATACTTCCCGCGCCGTGCTGCACCAAGTATCAAGGTGCCAATACGCCCGAAAGGTGCACGAGGCACAAGCAACTCAGGCATGCGATGCGATTCACCCAATTCTCCGGGCCAACACTCTCCGGTGCCCAAGCCTATTCCTATTTCTCATCGACGACATTACGCCGCATAA
- a CDS encoding uncharacterized protein (EggNog:ENOG410PMBK~COG:J~BUSCO:13127at33183), which yields MAAFDKCKTRPAHIDAILNGLDRYNPETTAVFQDYVVQQCEDRTFDCYANLALLKLYQFNPPLLNAETVTNILAKALTVFPSPAFSLSLALLPAYTQPYATSPTQATTANLPMQTADFVEAVQKLTHLSTLLESAQYTAFWSTLNSDDLYADLTADVAGFEELIRIRIAVEVGKAFREIGADVLMGWLDMRGMETLEKFVVDVCAWEVDKSKAEGENGVIVRVPRNKENEARGEVKGEKVGIEMFGRVVRRGFEQPA from the exons ATGGCAGCATTCGACAAATGCAAGACGCGCCCCGCGCACATCGACGCCATCCTGAATGGATTGGATAGATACAACCCAGAGACAACAGCTGTGTTTCAAGACTATGTTGTGCAGCAGTGTGAAGATCGAACATTTGACTGCTACGCGAATCTGGCATTGTTGAAACT CTACCAATTCAATCCGCCCCTCCTCAACGCCGAAACAGTCACCAATATCCTCGCCAAAGCCCTCACCGTCTTCCCCTCTCCTGCTTTCTCCCTTTCCCTTGCCCTCCTCCCCGCCTATACCCAACCCTACGCTACCTCCCCCACACAAGCCACCACCGCCAACCTTCCAATGCAAACCGCCGACTTCGTCGAGGCTGTGCAAAAACTCACCCACCTCTCAACGCTCCTCGAATCTGCGCAATACACCGCCTTTTGGTCCACCCTCAACTCCGACGACCTCTACGCTGATCTCACTGCCGACGTTGCCGGTTTCGAGGAATTGATCCGCATCCGGATCGCAGTGGAGGTTGGCAAGGCGTTCCGCGAGATTGGCGCGGATGTATTGATGGGATGGTTGGATATGCGCGGCATGGAAACGCTGGAGAAATTTGTGGTTGACGTTTGTGCGTGGGAGGTTGACAAGAGTAAGGCGGAGGGTGAGAATGGGGTTATTGTTAGAGTTCCCCGGAATAAGGAGAATGAGGCCCGGGGAGAGGTAAAGGGGGAGAAGGTCGGTATCGAGATGTTTGGAAGAGTGGTGAGAAGGGGATTTGAGCAGCCGGCTTGA
- a CDS encoding uncharacterized protein (EggNog:ENOG410PGR8~COG:S~BUSCO:9480at33183) — protein sequence MDPYDSDSSGLSDDDAQGDYTETSVLLGYAADEESDDTVSHIGGWPTWLDPSTPPPGNFAKCKSCKDPMPLLLQLNADLPEHFPNDERWLYIFGCTRRTCNRRQGSIRALRGVKKHKITTNTKKDKREEQKPKEKRTQTEPPKPQQNIGAALFGVAPSSPNTSANSNPFSTSSTSSAPINPFAQLSSPSTLAAIPPQKPVEETTPKEEQNLTESFADKVRLSSPAAAAAPTTTTSSTQASQLVGPAEPWPSQTSFPTPYPQHFLDAEYETLSRPSTPSVPANVQISSFDDEGSSAVAGAEGKDTFESSLDKSFLKFSTRLNHNPEQVLRYEFRGTPLLYSTTDPVGKLLSPSLSSSGSHVKVASSNSGVSSKLPRCSLCGRERVFELQLVPHAITVLEAGREGIGIGKDEGGMEWGTIIVGVCSGNCGLDREGEVGWREEWVGVQWEERVAGK from the exons ATGGATCCGTACGATAGTGATTCTTCTGGGCtgagtgatgatgatgcccAGGGAGATTACACTGAGACCTCTGTTCTGCTTGGTTATGCCGCAGATGAAGAATCGGACGACACAGTCAGCCATATTGGTGGATGGCCG ACATGGCTTGACCCCTCTACCCCGCCCCCGGGCAATTTTGCGAAATGCAAATCCTGCAAAGATCCAATGCCACTGCTTCTTCAACTAAATGCTGATCTACCGGAGCACTTTCCAAATGACGAGAGATGGTTATACATATTTGGATGTACGAGACGAACTTGTAACAGGAGGCAAGGGAGCATACGAGCCTTGCGTGGAGTGAAAAAGCACAAAATCACGACCAACACTAAGAAAGacaagagagaagaacaaaAGCCAAAGGAGAAAAGGACACAAACAGAACCTCCAAAGCCACAGCAGAATATTGGAGCGGCCCTGTTCGGTGTTGCGCCCAGTTCTCCTAACACATCCGCAAACTCGAATCCTTTTTCAACATCGAGCACTTCCTCAGCGCCAATAAACCCCTTTGCTCAGCTCTCGTCGCCATCCACACTTGCGGCGATTCCTCCGCAAAAGCCAGTTGAAGAAACAACGCCAAAGGAAGAACAAAACCTCACCGAATCCTTCGCCGACAAAGTTCGCCTTTCCtctcctgctgctgctgctgctcctaCGACGACGACATCTTCCACCCAAGCCTCGCAACTCGTCGGCCCTGCAGAACCATGGCCCTCACAAACCTCGTTTCCCACTCCATACCCGCAACACTTCCTCGACGCGGAATACGAAACCCTATCTCGCCCGTCCACTCCCAGTGTCCCTGCAAACGTACAAATATCGAGTTTCGACGACGAGGGATCCTCAGCGGTCGCAGGCGCAGAAGGAAAAGATACCTTCGAGTCGTCGCTAGACAAATCCTTCCTCAAGTTCTCAACGCGACTAAACCATAATCCAGAGCAGGTGCTTAGATATGAATTTCGCGGAACACCACTACTCTATTCTACCACCGACCCGGTGGGGAAGCTGCTTTCTCCATCGCTATCGTCATCTGGTTCGCATGTCAAGGTTGCTAGTTCGAATTCTGGAGTATCGTCAAAACTACCCCGATGCAGCCTGTGCGGGCGCGAACGGGTATTTGAGTTGCAACTCGTTCCACATGCCATAACTGTGCTGGAAGCAGGGAGAGAGGGAATTGGCATTGGGAAGGATGAAGGAGGAATGGAGTGGGGGACGATTATTGTTGGCGTCTGCAGTGGGAACTGTGGGCTGGACAGGGAGGGTGAGGTAGGTTGGAGAGAAGAGTGGGTGGGCGTGCAGTGGGAGGAGAGGGTTGCTGGAAAGTAA
- a CDS encoding uncharacterized protein (EggNog:ENOG410ZAXE~COG:S) produces the protein MLKRQLDQDLDQDCTPMGECGAYGAPFKVTCAAYGYTVVGKGTTSRLWKEVSQEAEIYHVLQRVQGSAVPVFLGKIDLAQIYFLHGAGQIRHMLLMGWGGESVVHTKQDKSIRSAISQSKREIRSLGVLHGDLRPENILWNTELKRALIIDFHRCTLSNQPKHRRSRPLKRQLCGREEQESKHIRFV, from the coding sequence ATGCTCAAACGGCAGCTTGATCAGGACCTTGATCAGGACTGCACTCCAATGGGAGAATGTGGGGCGTACGGGGCGCCGTTCAAAGTCACCTGTGCTGCATATGGTTACACGGTTGTTGGTAAAGGAACAACATCGCGACTCTGGAAAGAAGTTTCACAGGAGGCTGAAATCTACCATGTTCTTCAGCGTGTACAGGGATCAGCAGTTCCGGTCTTTCTTGGAAAGATTGATTTGGCACAGATTTACTTCCTACATGGTGCTGGACAGATTCGCCACATGCTCCTCATGGGCTGGGGTGGAGAGAGTGTTGTCCATACCAAGCAAGATAAGAGTATCCGATCTGCCATCTCACAGTCCAAGAGGGAAATCCGCTCCCTTGGCGTGTTGCATGGGGACCTTCGGCCAGAAAACATTTTGTGGAATACAGAGCTGAAACGGGCTCTGATAATTGACTTCCATCGATGCACTCTATCTAATCAACCGAAGCACAGACGATCCCGACCTCTCAAAAGACAATTGTGTGGGCGTGAAGAACAGGAATCAAAACATATACGGTTTGTCTAA